In Paramisgurnus dabryanus chromosome 7, PD_genome_1.1, whole genome shotgun sequence, the following are encoded in one genomic region:
- the pde4ba gene encoding 3',5'-cyclic-AMP phosphodiesterase 4B isoform X5, whose protein sequence is MPEANYLLSVSWGYIKFKRMLNRELTHLSEMSRSGNQVSEFISNTFLDKQNDVEIPSPTPKAREKKKKQLMTQISGVKKVSHGPSLNCGIARFGVKTDKEDLLSKELEDLNKWGLNIFTVSEFSNNRPLTCIMYAIFQERDLLKTFKIPADTFVTYMMTLEEHYHQDVAYHNSLHAADVAQSTHILLSTPALDAVFTDLEILAAIFAAAIHDVDHPGVSNQFLINTNSELALMYNDESVLENHHLAVGFKLLQEDNCDMFQNLTKKQRQSLRKMVIDMVLATDMSKHMSLLADLKTMVETKKVTSSGVLLLDNYTDRIQVLRNMVHCADLSNPTKSLELYRQWTDRIMEEFFHQGDRERERGMEISPMCDKHTASVEKSQVGFIDYIVHPLWETWADLVHPDAQDILDTLEDNRNWYQSMIPQSPSPPFYQPDKEGNGGGSGPDKFQFELTLEEEDSEGTEKDEQSQGDDEDEDREEDMESSTTHIQIVTEDASPVDT, encoded by the exons ATGCCTGAGGCCAATTACCTTCTCTCTGTATCCTGGGGTTACATTAAG TTCAAGAGAATGTTGAACAGGGAGCTGACGCACCTCTCTGAGATGAGCAGATCTGGCAACCAGGTGTCGGAGTTCATCTCCAATACCTTTctag ACAAACAGAATGATGTGGAGATTCCCTCGCCCACACCGAAAGCCagagaaaagaagaaaaaacagTTGATGACTCAGATCAGTGGCGTTAAGAAGGTATCCCACGGGCCGAGCCTCAACTGCGGCATTGCTCGCTTTGGCGTCAAAACCGACAAGGAGGATTTACTGTCAAAG GAATTAGAAGATTTGAACAAATGGGGCCTGAATATCTTTACAGTTTCAGAGTTTTCAAACAACCGGCCTCTGACCTGCATTATGTATGCGATCTTCCAA gaAAGAGATTTGCTCAAGACATTTAAGATCCCGGCTGATACATTTGTGACGTATATGATGACCTTGGAGGAACACTATCACCAAGATGTGGCCTATCATAACAGCCTTCACGCTGCCGATGTGGCCCAGTCAACTCACATTCTGCTCTCCACCCCTGCATTAGAT GCTGTCTTCACCGATCTTGAGATCCTGGCTGCTATTTTTGCCGCAGCGATCCATGATGTAGACCATCCTGGTGTTTCAAACCAGTTCCTTATTAATACAA ACTCCGAGTTGGCGCTTATGTATAACGATGAGTCGGTTTTGGAGAACCACCATCTAGCTGTAGGCTTTAAACTTCTCCAGGAGGACAACTGCGACATGTTCCAGAACCTCACTAAGAAACAGAGACAGTCACTTCGAAAGATGGTCATCGACATG GTACTGGCCACAGACATGTCTAAGCACATGAGCTTACTGGCTGATCTGAAGACCATGGTAGAGACGAAGAAAGTGACAAGTTCAGGAGTGCTGCTTCTGGACAACTACACAGATAGGATACAG GTTTTGCGAAACATGGTTCATTGTGCCGATCTAAGCAATCCCACAAAGTCTCTGGAGCTGTACCGCCAATGGACAGACCGAATTATGGAGGAGTTCTTTCACCAGGGCGATCGAGAGCGAGAACGTGGCATGGAGATTAGTCCCATGTGTGACAAACACACTGCCTCAGTGGAGAAATCACAG GTGGGTTTTATCGACTACATCGTTCACCCGCTGTGGGAGACCTGGGCTGACTTGGTGCATCCGGACGCCCAGGATATCCTGGACACGCTGGAAGATAATCGGAACTGGTACCAGAGCATGATCCCTCAGAGCCCATCCCCACCCTTCTACCAGCCCGACAAAGAGGGCAACGGCGGGGGTTCGGGGCCGGACAAGTTTCAATTCGAGTTAACGTTAGAGGAAGAGGACTCGGAGGGCACAGAAAAGGACGAACAGAGCCAAGGAGACGACGAAGACGAAGATAGGGAAGAGGACATGGAGTCGTCCACCACGCACATCCAAATAGTCACGGAAGACGCCTCCCCGGTCGACACATAG